One Telluria mixta DNA window includes the following coding sequences:
- a CDS encoding class A beta-lactamase-related serine hydrolase — MKRRDFLYLSASALAAPRAGAAGGGAAPDFSWLDARLRERVDNGYFDGMGLVIGRGERILHEAYAGDGGPDVVRHVASTGKWTAAATIAVLVDEGRLRWDEPVRKFLPQFTDAKGSATLRQLLSHTAGYPDYQPEGRRRDDYPTLEEAVAHIVDLPAAAAPGEVFRYGGLAMQVAGRMAELAAGMPFDAIFRSRIAGPLGMRHSGYAPVSTEPGFNPMLGGSLFTTTRDFARFLMMIARGGVAGGKRILSARAIAELEADQVRGARVKRGEYVELARQDTARTDIYGLGQWREEVDRDGRPLLLSSPGWAGAYAWVDRACDVWGVVIAKANVGKAVADGYSTFLGSSIYAPMVRTALAQARDTRTKRALVPVDGGKLYYEDSGSGAPVIFLHGHSFDRRQWQPQVEALERGHRVIRYDLRGYGRSSAPQEDAAFLHADDLRQFMDALGIRRAHLVGLSLGGFVVTDFIGLYPDRALSATMAGGDLFDVPGPDEPWTAEALARRRADIAALKAAGVAPFKRRWLEDLVGHGGSGREALRQPLWRMIDEWRAWQPLHVEPRLLLGRAAPGRLADARPSMPVLIVRGDLEKIDLAIKAWLPQAEVVVIPDCGHVSNLEQPATFTATLRRFLARV; from the coding sequence ATGAAGCGACGTGATTTCCTCTACCTGTCCGCGTCCGCCCTGGCCGCGCCTCGCGCGGGCGCGGCCGGGGGCGGGGCGGCGCCCGATTTTTCCTGGCTCGACGCGCGCCTGCGCGAGCGTGTCGACAACGGTTATTTCGACGGCATGGGCCTCGTGATCGGGCGCGGGGAACGCATCCTGCACGAGGCGTATGCCGGCGACGGCGGCCCCGACGTCGTCCGCCACGTGGCCTCGACCGGCAAGTGGACGGCCGCCGCCACGATCGCCGTCCTCGTCGACGAGGGCAGGCTGCGCTGGGACGAGCCGGTCCGCAAATTCCTGCCGCAATTCACGGATGCGAAAGGCAGTGCGACCTTGCGCCAGCTGCTGTCGCACACGGCGGGCTATCCGGATTATCAACCGGAAGGCCGGCGCCGCGACGACTATCCGACGCTCGAGGAAGCCGTCGCCCACATCGTCGACCTGCCGGCCGCCGCCGCGCCGGGCGAGGTCTTTCGATACGGCGGCCTTGCGATGCAGGTGGCCGGACGGATGGCGGAGCTTGCGGCGGGCATGCCGTTCGACGCCATCTTCCGGTCGCGCATTGCCGGCCCGCTCGGCATGCGCCATTCCGGTTACGCGCCCGTGTCCACCGAGCCGGGCTTCAATCCGATGCTGGGCGGCAGCCTTTTCACGACGACGCGGGATTTCGCGCGCTTCCTGATGATGATCGCGCGCGGCGGGGTAGCGGGCGGCAAGCGCATCCTGAGCGCGCGGGCCATCGCCGAACTGGAAGCGGACCAGGTGCGCGGCGCGCGGGTCAAGCGCGGCGAATACGTCGAACTCGCGCGCCAGGACACCGCGCGCACGGACATCTATGGCCTCGGCCAATGGCGCGAAGAGGTGGACCGCGACGGCCGGCCGCTGCTGCTGTCGTCGCCCGGCTGGGCCGGGGCCTACGCCTGGGTCGACAGGGCCTGCGACGTCTGGGGCGTCGTCATCGCCAAGGCCAATGTCGGGAAGGCCGTGGCGGACGGCTACAGCACCTTCCTCGGTTCGTCGATCTACGCGCCGATGGTGCGCACGGCGCTGGCGCAAGCCCGCGACACGCGTACGAAGCGCGCGCTCGTCCCTGTCGACGGCGGGAAGCTCTACTACGAGGACAGCGGCAGCGGCGCGCCGGTCATCTTCCTGCACGGGCACAGCTTCGACCGGCGCCAGTGGCAGCCGCAGGTGGAAGCGCTCGAACGCGGCCACCGTGTCATCCGCTACGACCTGCGCGGGTACGGGCGCTCGTCCGCGCCGCAGGAGGACGCGGCGTTCCTGCACGCGGACGACCTGCGCCAGTTCATGGATGCACTGGGCATCCGGCGCGCGCACCTGGTCGGCCTGTCGCTGGGCGGATTCGTCGTCACGGACTTCATCGGGCTGTATCCCGATCGCGCCCTGAGCGCCACGATGGCCGGCGGCGACCTGTTCGACGTGCCCGGCCCGGACGAGCCGTGGACCGCCGAGGCGCTGGCCAGGCGGCGGGCCGACATCGCGGCGCTCAAGGCGGCGGGCGTTGCCCCGTTCAAGCGGCGCTGGCTGGAGGACCTGGTCGGCCACGGCGGCAGCGGGCGCGAAGCGTTGCGCCAGCCGCTGTGGCGGATGATCGACGAATGGCGGGCCTGGCAGCCCTTGCACGTCGAGCCGCGGCTGCTGCTCGGGCGCGCGGCGCCGGGCCGGCTCGCGGATGCCAGGCCGTCCATGCCGGTGCTGATCGTGCGCGGCGACCTCGAAAAGATCGACCTCGCGATCAAGGCATGGTTGCCGCAGGCGGAAGTGGTGGTCATTCCCGATTGCGGGCACGTGTCGAACCTGGAGCAGCCCGCGACGTTCACGGCGACGCTGAGGCGCTTCCTCGCGCGGGTGTGA
- a CDS encoding sulfurtransferase — MDSTPLFGLRRDLPRGRHLVTPAWLTRVADDASRLFEVGCGAHDAYAAGHIPGAGYLDTTWFEHGPLWNKVPDATLLQVLLAHGIRHDVTVVLYGRNVLAAARVAHLLLYAGVADVRLLDGGFAAWQRAGLPLEQGSKRPGPAADDFGTTLPARPDYLVDMAQVRTLLRHGQGTLVSIRTWNEYVGKTSGYSYIEARGDIPGALWGRAGEDGDVNSMAAFHHADGRMKPAADIRRMWGASGIHAGRQAVFYCGTGWRASLAFFYAWLMGWDDIAVYDGGWCEWSRDLDNPVVCRTDLTPARGSASASP; from the coding sequence TTGGACAGCACCCCTCTTTTCGGCTTGCGCCGCGACCTGCCCCGCGGGCGGCACCTCGTCACACCCGCGTGGTTGACGCGCGTCGCCGACGACGCATCGCGCCTGTTCGAAGTGGGATGCGGCGCGCACGACGCCTACGCCGCCGGCCATATTCCCGGCGCCGGCTACCTCGACACGACGTGGTTCGAGCACGGCCCCCTGTGGAACAAGGTCCCCGACGCGACACTCCTGCAGGTACTGCTCGCCCACGGCATCCGCCACGACGTCACCGTCGTCCTGTACGGCCGCAACGTTCTCGCGGCCGCGCGCGTCGCGCACCTGCTGCTGTACGCCGGCGTCGCCGACGTGCGCCTGCTCGACGGCGGGTTCGCGGCGTGGCAGCGCGCGGGCCTTCCCCTCGAACAGGGATCGAAGCGCCCCGGCCCAGCTGCCGACGATTTCGGTACGACGCTGCCCGCGCGGCCCGACTACCTGGTCGACATGGCCCAGGTGCGCACGCTCCTCCGGCACGGTCAGGGCACGCTGGTCAGCATCCGCACGTGGAACGAATACGTCGGCAAGACGTCCGGCTACAGCTACATCGAGGCACGGGGCGACATCCCCGGCGCGCTGTGGGGCCGCGCCGGCGAGGACGGCGACGTGAACAGCATGGCCGCATTCCATCACGCGGACGGGCGCATGAAGCCCGCGGCGGACATCCGCCGCATGTGGGGCGCGAGCGGCATCCATGCGGGCCGGCAGGCGGTGTTTTATTGCGGCACCGGCTGGCGCGCGTCGCTGGCGTTCTTCTACGCCTGGCTGATGGGCTGGGACGACATCGCCGTGTACGACGGCGGCTGGTGCGAATGGAGCCGCGATCTGGACAACCCGGTCGTGTGCAGGACCGATCTCACACCCGCGCGAGGAAGCGCCTCAGCGTCGCCGTGA
- a CDS encoding bifunctional diguanylate cyclase/phosphodiesterase, with protein sequence MNSIRKLRRGLVLFALILPLLYILSAGTAIVMDRRSTLAQAGSDMRNIAATLNEHALRTFGEADTRLRWALEEIERRHLSLSPADERDIHDILIAAVEGAPQASGLNVIDGDGWLRASNSTYPLQPIDSRDREYYAYLSTHPGHGMHISRSVRSRTNGKWSIPITRRVDRPDGSLKMIGGFGVDMAYFDRFYRTLRLGDSSRLMLLRRDGWVIMETPLRADVMDHNVAATGLFQRLAAAPSGIYETERSMIDGKPRLVGYASLPESDIVAVASVARAEVLQPWVVRSWEVAAIGAVSTLLLLGLLRFLWLRLADLEETQLNLTRRNAQLDAAHRRFQELVDGIDGVVWEAELPAFHFTYVSGNAEAISGYKAGEWIHNPTFWRDRLCTTPDGKTVEPVLNLDGPGLLKPVEHHLVTPDGREIWLRSNVMLAGSGTGHLQVRGITIDVTRQKQSELQLFQAVHVDPLTRLPNRRAFVDHLNHALALAERNGTMVALVLIDLDNFKTLNDTLGHGRGDQVLVRIGERLRDCIGPTDVLARMGGDEFAIAVEGGHRLALRAEHLAERIHAACADKVAFDDRELYLTLSMGIALYPQDGLDCQALVRSADTALYRAKAAGRNGWQFFDSSMARQVEHRLDLETGLRRAIDGGEFQLFYQPQRSLLDGRIVGAEALVRWDRPGRGMVPTQEFINVAEESGFIVALGNWVLRAACCQAADWGRTGLALRIAVNVSVVQLRQADFVDQVRHALVLSGLPPHRLELEITEGAFVADTVDAIGKLHVIKTMGVELAVDDFGTGYSSLSYLKQLPVDRLKIDQSFVRDLPHSDGDRAIVRAILAMAANLNLEVIAEGVESDEQVDFLRAEGCHEIQGFVLSPAINAASFAERFLAINHV encoded by the coding sequence TTGAATTCAATACGCAAGCTGCGGCGCGGCCTGGTACTGTTCGCGCTGATCCTGCCATTGCTGTACATCCTGTCGGCCGGCACGGCGATCGTCATGGACCGCCGGTCGACGCTCGCGCAGGCGGGCTCGGACATGCGCAACATCGCCGCCACGCTCAACGAACACGCGCTGCGCACCTTCGGCGAAGCCGACACCCGCCTGCGCTGGGCGCTCGAAGAGATCGAACGGCGCCACCTTTCACTCTCTCCCGCCGACGAGCGCGACATCCACGACATCCTGATCGCGGCGGTGGAAGGTGCGCCGCAGGCGTCGGGCCTGAACGTGATCGATGGCGATGGCTGGCTGCGCGCCAGCAACAGCACCTATCCGCTGCAGCCCATCGACAGCCGCGACCGCGAGTACTACGCCTACCTGTCCACCCATCCCGGCCACGGCATGCATATCTCCCGCTCGGTCCGCTCGCGCACCAACGGCAAGTGGTCGATCCCCATCACCCGGCGGGTCGACCGTCCGGACGGCTCGCTGAAGATGATCGGCGGCTTCGGCGTGGACATGGCCTATTTCGATCGCTTCTACCGGACCCTGCGGCTGGGCGACAGCAGCCGCCTCATGCTGCTGCGGCGGGACGGCTGGGTGATCATGGAAACGCCGCTGAGGGCCGACGTCATGGACCACAACGTGGCAGCGACCGGCCTGTTCCAGAGACTGGCCGCGGCGCCGTCCGGCATCTACGAAACGGAACGCAGCATGATCGACGGCAAGCCGCGCCTGGTCGGCTATGCGAGCCTGCCCGAATCGGACATCGTCGCCGTGGCGAGCGTCGCGCGTGCCGAGGTGTTGCAACCGTGGGTCGTGCGCAGCTGGGAAGTCGCCGCCATCGGCGCCGTGTCCACCCTGCTGCTGCTGGGACTGCTGCGCTTTCTGTGGCTGCGCCTGGCCGACCTCGAGGAGACCCAGCTCAACCTCACGCGCCGCAACGCCCAGCTGGACGCGGCGCACCGCCGGTTCCAGGAACTGGTGGACGGCATCGACGGCGTCGTCTGGGAAGCCGAGCTGCCGGCATTCCACTTCACCTACGTCAGCGGCAATGCCGAAGCCATCTCGGGCTACAAGGCCGGCGAATGGATCCACAACCCGACGTTCTGGCGCGACCGGCTCTGCACGACGCCGGACGGCAAGACCGTCGAGCCGGTGCTGAACCTGGACGGACCGGGTCTGCTCAAACCGGTCGAGCATCACCTCGTGACGCCGGATGGCAGGGAGATCTGGCTGCGCAGTAACGTCATGCTGGCCGGCTCGGGCACGGGCCACCTGCAGGTGCGCGGCATCACGATCGACGTCACGCGTCAAAAGCAGTCGGAGCTGCAGCTGTTCCAGGCCGTCCACGTCGACCCGCTGACCCGGCTGCCGAACCGGCGTGCCTTCGTCGACCACCTCAACCATGCGCTGGCGCTGGCGGAGCGCAACGGGACGATGGTCGCGCTCGTCCTGATCGACCTCGACAACTTCAAGACGCTCAACGACACGCTCGGCCACGGGCGCGGCGACCAGGTGCTCGTGCGGATCGGCGAACGGCTGCGCGACTGCATCGGCCCGACCGACGTGCTGGCGCGGATGGGCGGCGACGAATTCGCCATCGCCGTCGAGGGCGGCCACCGGCTGGCGCTCAGGGCGGAGCACCTCGCCGAACGCATCCACGCAGCCTGCGCCGACAAGGTCGCGTTCGACGACCGCGAGCTGTATCTCACCCTCAGCATGGGCATCGCGCTGTATCCCCAGGACGGGCTGGATTGCCAGGCCCTCGTGCGCAGCGCCGATACCGCGCTGTACCGCGCCAAGGCCGCCGGCCGCAACGGCTGGCAGTTCTTCGACAGCTCCATGGCGCGCCAGGTCGAGCACCGCCTCGACCTGGAAACGGGCCTGCGCCGGGCGATCGACGGCGGCGAATTCCAGCTGTTCTATCAGCCGCAGCGCTCGCTGCTGGACGGCCGCATCGTCGGCGCCGAGGCCCTCGTGCGCTGGGACCGCCCCGGCCGGGGCATGGTGCCCACGCAGGAATTCATCAACGTGGCCGAGGAAAGCGGTTTCATCGTCGCGCTCGGCAACTGGGTACTGCGCGCGGCATGCTGCCAGGCCGCCGACTGGGGCCGGACCGGGCTGGCGCTGCGCATCGCCGTCAACGTCTCCGTCGTCCAGCTGCGCCAGGCCGATTTCGTCGACCAGGTGCGGCATGCCCTCGTCCTGTCCGGCCTTCCCCCGCACCGGCTGGAACTGGAAATCACGGAAGGGGCGTTCGTCGCCGATACCGTCGACGCGATCGGCAAGCTGCACGTGATCAAGACGATGGGCGTGGAGCTGGCCGTCGACGATTTCGGCACGGGCTACTCGTCGCTGTCCTACCTGAAGCAGCTGCCCGTCGACCGCCTCAAGATCGACCAGAGTTTCGTCCGCGACCTCCCGCACAGCGACGGCGACCGCGCCATCGTGCGCGCGATCCTGGCGATGGCCGCGAACCTGAACCTGGAGGTCATCGCCGAGGGGGTCGAGTCGGACGAGCAGGTCGACTTCCTGCGCGCCGAAGGCTGCCACGAGATCCAGGGGTTCGTCCTTTCGCCGGCCATCAACGCGGCCAGCTTCGCCGAGCGGTTCCTCGCCATTAACCATGTTTGA